From the genome of Bos mutus isolate GX-2022 chromosome 2, NWIPB_WYAK_1.1, whole genome shotgun sequence:
CCCTCAGAATTTCTTAAGTGTTGAGAGTGATAAAGGTGTCTTTTGTTGGTTGAATAAGGTGACTTTTGGAAGCCCCTAAGGTTGtaggctggttgccaggggaaccaaccaTACAATTAGAGGTTTGTAACTTTTAGTATCACCCCCTTGATTTCTGGAATGGGAATGTGTCTCAAGGTTGATGGTCAGTCACCActgatggattttttaaaatctatggtcaatggactttttaaaattgaagtttagttgatttacaatgttttgttaatttctgctgtacagtaaaatgattcagttttatatatatatatatacattctttttcatattcttttccattatggtttatcataggatagtgaatatagtttcctgtgctattatGAGGATCTTGTTacttatccatcctatataatagtttgcaatGTGGGTTCAGTAACCTTTTATAATAAATCAGTAATCTGAGTAAATCATGGGTAAACTGATTTTCCCAAGTTCTGTGAGCCCTTCTAGCACATTAATGGAACCCAGGGAGGGAGTGGTTGGCACCTCCAGTTTGTAGCCGGCTGGTGGGAAGCACAGGTGACATCTGAGATGAGGGTGATCCTGTAGGACTGAGTCCTTTACCTGTGAAGTCTGATTCCATCTCTGGGTAGACAGTGTCAAAATTGAGTTGAGTTGCCTGTTGCTGTGGGGAAGCCTTTCCCACACATGTTGGAATTGGGCTTGGGAATGCTTTTCTGATGAGTTTCACTCATATTTTTAGTAGGTCCATTCTTTGTAATACTAGGAATTTGGGAACCAACACTTCAGCCAGTGCCATGGGGTATTTCTAGAGGGACACTGCACCCCTATATTTGTTTCCTGAAGCTGTGCTCATGTGGGGAAGATGCCTGCTGGTCActggtccctccctccctcatggGGCCCAGAAGCCACCTCTATAGACTGTTCTCTGACGCCTGCCCGGTGGAGCCCAGAGCTGTGTCCCAGCATCAGCTCATGGAGTTCATCAGAGAATACAACAATCACAGTCATGTCTTTTGACTCTGAATGCTCTGttacatttcaaatttatttccaaTCAGAGCTGCATCTACGGGAGACAAAGGTGCCTTGGAGCTCTGGCACCTGCTGTTCCCCCCAAATGTCAAGGGCTGACGTTTGATACCATTGTCCCCAGTCAGCATGATGACAACTCACTCCTTGCTCCCCCAGGCCACCACCCCACTCACACCCAGCGAGGACTTCCACCCCCACGCAGGTGGTAACCTGTACAGCCCAGGAGGACTCAGACCTCCTCCGTCCGGCTGAGCACCCTTGGGTCCTGGGAGAGGACTCTCCAGCTGGATTCCTCCTTCGATCCTTGCCCCCACGCCGGGTGGCACACGGTGTCCCAGGTGAGGTGCGTGTCTTGGGCTGTAGGGGGCGCTCGAGGGCTGCCCAGTGCTGCAGGTGATGGGGCAGGTGGTGGGGCTCTCTTTCCTGGACTGGGAGGCATGGGGGGAGCTGAGTCCTGGTAAAGTCCTTCAGATAAAGTACTCCTTTTTGCTGTTGCCACCGTTGTCCTGGAAGGACGGGTCGTCCTGCAGGGCCACGTCCGCGCTCTCGGCGAACTCCGTGCCCTTGGCCTCGTTGGTGTGGTATGTGCCCTTGTGCCGGTACATGTAGTGCAGCATGAGCAGGAGGAGGCCGACCAGCACGAAGGCCATAGCCGCGATCACGCCTGAAGGAGGGGAAGCACACAACTCagtgtggggggcaggggctggacTGGGGTGCGGGCGGGGCAGGCATGCCCACAGGGGTGTGCCAGGACAGACATGCTGCTGGACAAACACCAAGCCTAGACAGGCTGACTCCTTCCTGCCTTACTGTTGCCCTGCCAAGTGCACTTGCCCCTCCCCATGCCCGTCTAAGTGACCCCTGACTTCCCCACTCCCTCCACTCAGCACCCTCAGACTGAGGCTGGAATCATCTCAGAACTGACCCTGTTCTGAGGCCCTCCTGGTCCACTGAGGAAGGCAGACCTCCAAGCATCATCCACAGAATTCAACTCATGCTTTTGCCTAAAACTGAGAAGTTCATGGGActtgaaacttttaattttaaataagtttaatTCCAAAGAATTAGGTATTTTACATATAGATattaaaagagtgaaaaattttattttataaagtcaCGCTCGTTTTGTAAAACCTGGCAaatatagagaaatataaatggaaatgaaaatgtcCTTAATCCTTCTACTCAGAAATCACCAGTTAACAACCTGATGTTTTCCCCTTCCAAAAAGCATTCATGTTTAATCAAAGTTCTCCTTCAATCTTCAGATGAATGCATGCGTgctgtcactttagtcgtgtctgactctatgtaactcaatggaccatagcctgccaggctcctctgtccgtgggattctccaggcaataacactggagtgggttgccatgcccttctccagaggatcctcccgactcagggattgaacctgcgtctatctcctgcattggcaggcgggttctttaccactagtacctcATATGAATGGCCCCCTCTAAAACTCTGTGACACTTTGGTATTAAGAACTTGCAATCATTTTCAAACTCTTCTTACCGGAGTCCATCTGGCTGATTTGTAATTCTCCAAACACTTTTTATTTGACCGTTTTTCCATGTCTTTGCAAATGTTCTGTCtgctgaaaatattttcccctctTATCTTCCTGGTAAACTTGGATGCTCCCTTCTGAATCATGAGTCTCTACCACTTCCTCTAAGATTATCCTTTCCCTGCAGAGTGCATCACTCCATCCCTCAGTATTTCTCTTATACTTTACCAATCTGAGCTTTCTCAGTTTTAAAAGCTGGACAGTCCCAACCGGGCATGGGACTTAAAGTGCATGGTGTTGGGAAGACCAGTTGAACTGGCTGTCCTCTGggtaggaggaaggagaggaggcgaGGGCTGTCCACAGGGTTGGGGGCAGGTTGGGTGAAATGTGGTCTGTGCTCCTCAGCCCAGTCCAGTTCCCCTATGCTCCTGGGAGGCAGGTTCTGCGGCAGGGGTCTGGTGGTGCAGTGCCTGGGCTGGTCAGAAGGACCAGGTCACTCAGGGTCTTGGAGAGAGAGGATGAGTGGGAAGGATGGAAGAGTTAGGGTAGGATTAATGGGTGGCACTCTCACAACTTGGGAAGGGGTTCAAGCTCAGGTGTTTGCTTTAAAGTGCAGAAGAAACTCTCTGCCTTGACTTAGAAGGTAGGTTTACTGAGGGAGGGGCTGGTGGAGAATACGTATAGGCTATAGCTGAAGCCAGTCTCAGCTTTGTGGTACAATTTCCTCAACTTCCCGTTGCCGTTAGGCATTCCTGTCTGCATGATGTGAATGATATTATCTAAAAAAAAGAAGGTTCAGCTGTCCAGTGAGTAGGAGAACACCAGAGTGATTGTCTGcttttatctatttatatttaatcatGAAGTTCCCTGAGCTATGAATGAACTATGGGAGATGTGTGAATCTCAGGACACCAAAAGCTGTATCTCACAGACTTAGTGGGTCCTGAAACAGTTTGGGGTCATAGCCATGACCAACAAGGGCCAGTATGGGGTTCAAAGCAAGGCTGGGGCAGGCTTAGAATGGAGGGACAGGAGTGTAAGACATCGGAAGGAAGAGTGTGGCTGGAGGGAGCTGGGGAAGAAGTCAGGAGCCTTGGTCAGCCCCTCAAGCCCACCCAGCCCTGCACATTCCTCACTGGAGTGGCTGTCCCTCCAGACTCCAACCCTGTGGATCTAGGGCCTGACAGGCCCTGATTCGGCTGTATTGGCCCCTCGTCCACCAGGATGCTGTGTTGGACATTCTTACAGAGACCGAGTCCCTGGCCCACCTTCTAACCACCTTTGAGGGAAGGAAGTTGAGGCCATGGCAGGCCCTCCCGTGAGTCTTTCCTCTGACTCTCCTGCCTACTTGCAGGGCCCCAGGACCGCATACCTGCAATGACAGCGATGTTGATCTCACTCGAGGCCATCCCCGGGTTGGGCTCTGTAGAcagaacagaagagcctgagaTGAGAAAGGATGGCTACCCACACCCTGCAGTGTCTCCAACGAGCTTGTACCCCCTGCTCGCAGGTGCACTGGCCCAGGGTGCACAGGAAACTGTATGGTACATGGACAGGCCTCTGGCTGGGAGCACAGAGCAGGGCCCAGGCTCTGCTTGGCTGCTGACCATTGCTGGAGAGCGCTGTGTGAACCCTAGGGCTGTCAGACACCATTATGGCATCTCCAGGACGTGAGGGACCCCTGCTGCATCCCTATCGCCCCTCTGACCCAGAGCTCTCCCTGTACCTGCTCACCAGACACCTGTGCAGGGTGTGATGACAGGTCCAGTTGTGTTTAGTGCAGCATCACCTGCCCCTGCAGGCCTTAGCTTTTCTCGTGATGATGGTAAAAACAGACCACGTGTGGGGTGTCCGCATATGTCAGTTGTTGGTTTAGCTGCTGTCCATCTAGTATACCAGGTGCATGGTgtactgggggcttcccaagtggtgcagtgggaaagagtctgcctgctaatgcaggagatgaacaGGAGATGAGGAGGATGAACAGGAGATGAACaggagatttgatccctgggttgggaagatcccctgcaggaggaaatggcaacccagtccagtattcttgcctggagaatgccatggataggagcctggagggctacagtcatggggttgcaaagcataggacatgactgagcgacagcacCACCGCTTTTAttatcccatttcacaggtgggccactgaggctcagagagtgatGTGCCCACCATCACATAGCTTGTCGGTGGTCAGGCTTGAGACCGGGACTTAGTCTGCCTTCTCTGAGGGGCCCTGTGTCTCATCTCTCTTGAAGATGCCCCTCCCAGAGATCCCTGTCTGAGACCCTACACAGGCCTCTGCATTCTTCTTCTATGGGAGAGGCACTCTGTGGGACTATCTAAGTTACTGAGTGTGTTTTTCCAAAGTTCAGTGATCTAGACAGAAGGCTAGGATGTGCAGGAGAGCAGGAACCTCCCCTCTGGGAGATGGGTGAGAGGAAGGATTTATTAGAGCATGGAAACTTCAGTGTTCACACGGAAATCCCATTTTCCCATTACAAGGGTGCCTCCTATTAAAACAGAGAAGGATGCTTCATAATAGTCATTTCCATTCAGAGAGTCACTTTAATTATAGTGTGATGAGGTCATTCTCCCCAGCGAAGCTGCCAGATGCCTCTTTCTGATAAGAAGCTGGCTGGTGGTAGGAGGAAGTGGGGGTTCCAGGTTTGAGGCCCCCAGAGGAGGGAGGGTCAGGCTGAGGGCTCTGGGGCCAGCATAGagcctggaggtgggggagaggagaaaaCAAAGCCTCAACTCAGCAAAAAGACAGAGCAGGTGTCAGGACGGGGGAGGTAGGCACAGACAAGGGAAGGTCAAGTGGATGCTGGACACCTCAATCCAGGGTGATCAAATGAAGCTTGGGACTTAGTATCtagcacatcagttcagttcagttcagtcactcagttgtgtccgactctttgcgaccccatgattcacagcacgccaggcctccctgtccatcaccagctcctggagttcatccagactcatgtccatcgagtcagtgatgccatccagccatctcatcctctgtcgtccccttctcctcctgcccccaatccctcccagcatcagagtcttttccaatgagtcaactctttgcatgaggtggccaaagtactggaatttcagcttcagcatcattccctccaaagaaatcccagggctgatctccttcagaatggactggttggatctcgttgcagtccaagggactctcaagagtcttctccaacaccacagttcaaaggcatcaattcttcggtgctcagccttcttcacagtccaactctcacatccatacgtgaccacaggaaaaaccatagccttgactagatggacctttgttggcaaagtaatgtctgcttttgaatatgctatctaggttggtcataactttccttccaaggagtaagcgtcttttaatttcatggctgcagtcaccatctgcagtgattttggagctcccaaaaataaagtctgacactgtttccattgtttccccatccatttcccatgaagtgatgggactggatgccataatcttcattttctgaatgttgagctttaagccaactttttcactgtctactttcattttcatcaagaggctttttagttcctcttcactttctgctataagcgtggtgtcatctgcatatctgaggttattgatatttctcccagcaatcttgattccagcttgtgtttcctccagtccagcgtctcgtgatgtactctgcatataagttaaataagcagggtgacaatatacagccttgatgtactccttttcctatttggaaccagtctgttgttccatgtctagttcatagtaggcatttaataaacatttactgaatgcatGATTCCTAGGATAAAAGCATGCATACAAATGAATGCATTTAGAGGCCAGCATTCTAGAACTTCCTAGATTACTGAGCCCCTCAGAGTTAAGTAAGAAAGGACAGAACCTTCCTTAAGTCAGCATGGATGGGTATAGAAGCTCAAATACCCAAGATTGCTGtgaggaattttccaggtgaaggCAAGCCTTTCTTAAGTCAAATTTGTCCAATGCAGCCAGGATTAGAAAGGactgttatttctcttttaaaaacaattggcAATTGCTTGCCATTTGCCAGGTACCATTCTTAACACTTAAGGTATTTTAATTCAAATAGTCCCAGCGACAATCCCATTCAGTACTAGTTACTATTATTCCCTTATCACAGATTTGGAAGCTAAGCTCCAGAAAAGTGTAACTGATTTCCCTGGGTTGGAGTCTCTCCTGTGTGTGCCTGAGCAGCCTCGGGTCGGCACACTTAACCCTGCAGGTCCTGCCCAATGATGAGCCTAGGTGAGCTGGGTGAGGACCAGAGGTAAGGGCTTGGATCACTTGAGGGTGAATTTCTTGGCTTATGTGTAGAGACCAGATATTAATTTGTTCAAGTCACACCATGTGACTGACTCCATGGTAGTGACACTTCAGCCTGGCCAGACCTGCCACATAGGTCAGAACAGGCATAGAAGAAGATGCCTGGGCATGTCTGGGAAGGTGCGGATGGTGTAAGatggtggttctcaaagtgtggtccctaaAACAACAGGATTTCCTGGTAGCCTGTTAGAAATGCACATTCCTGGGCTCTACATTTTTGTACCAGAAATGCTGGAGTTGGGGCCCAGGTGATTCTGACGCACATTCAGGGTTGAGAACTGCTGGTGTAAGAGAAGGGTTTCCAGAAAGGGTTTATCAAGATGGGTTtatgaaggatgaataggagtttgctGCACAGACAAGAGTataagcattccaggcagagagctTAGCCCCTATAACAATGCTCACTTCTCTCTAGTTCTCAGTTTTCTCCCCAAATAACTGCTTGCCATCCATGGCACCAAGGGTCCTAAAACCTGGGCTTTGATCTCTTGCCTCTGGAGATGCTTCAGTGAGAGTCACTGGCTACACCACCCTGTGCTGTTTCAGCTGGCAGCAAGGACATGGGATATCTGCAGAAGGCTAGTTGGAATAAGCTCAGACCCTGTGCAGGAAGTTGACAGGTTAGTATGCAACTGGATTAAGAGCCTGGAATGAAAGGTCACACATTGCTGAGGTTCAAGGGTACATATGAGCTTGGAATTACGGTCACTGTGAGCTCAGGATCTGGGATGGGGGTTGATGGGTAACTTAAGGTAGCAGGGTGGGGTGTTTATGGCAAAGCAAAATGTTATTTATGGTCAGATGTGGGTCTGAGATCGGAAGCAGACAACAGTCTAGTCCTGAGACTGGACAAGTATGAGTGGCCTCCCCGCTTTCTGTAGAGA
Proteins encoded in this window:
- the GYPC gene encoding glycophorin-C isoform X2, whose protein sequence is MSTPLPLTTTQQEPNPGMASSEINIAVIAGVIAAMAFVLVGLLLLMLHYMYRHKGTYHTNEAKGTEFAESADVALQDDPSFQDNGGNSKKEYFI
- the GYPC gene encoding glycophorin-C isoform X1; its protein translation is MSTPLPLTTTQQGTETAAVMEIPLWSPEPNPGMASSEINIAVIAGVIAAMAFVLVGLLLLMLHYMYRHKGTYHTNEAKGTEFAESADVALQDDPSFQDNGGNSKKEYFI